ataaaatacatatcaCAAAACTATataagagtttaaaattttctaattaaaatctaaaatagtttacaaaataaaataaaatctgatggaagtttaaatttttaattaaagatatttaaatattaaaataattaaaagagaatGGTTTATTAAACCatattggatttttattttatttgttttaatttgtcttatcctagatatataaaatgttatacttctatataattttggttttgttttttttttttatgattttattggTAAAGTAGCTTCTAATTTTAGATtagtcttttaaatttttttctttttatctagAGTGATTCTTAAACTatcaatttatcttattttaattcaaaatgtaTATCACAGCTAATAATAACATGTCACGTGTCATATTGTTATCGATTGATATTTATCTTTGATAAACCAAGATAGAATCGATGGTTCATAGACCATTTataactaaaaaattttaagaccAATCTGAAAATTGAAGTATAAATTAGAGGCCAATTTACTAATAACACTTTTCTTTTcgttacaaataatttattttgattgtctttgaaaatgtttgtaccataatattattattgtatatcCTCAAAAGTATATCTTAAACATAGATGTAAATGTTTGGACTAAAGTGTATGTATAAAACCgatatattcatttttttttcaagattttttaatatatttaaaagatcatatttttcaatatccATATCCATATATGTATcgaaaaatatacataaatgcttcattgaaataaaaacagGAAGATCACTGAACATACACTTTATATCTAAAGATTTCTTCGCTAACGAATCTAACGGGCTACCCGATTGTCACCGCAAAAACATTTATCTACAAAACGGAATTGGCTGCCATTCTCTATGGAGGCTTTCTTCGACAAATCCTTTCAGCTTGAATTCGAATTTCATAGTCTGAAGGATAAGAACACGAGTTCAACCGAAACTCACTCCAATTCCTTGAGGAAATCAATGTTATCGACGAAAACCTGCAGATAATGACGTAAAGAAGTCTCATAATCCTCACTGACAGAAGAGTCTTTTGTCCAGAAAGTTAATAAAACTCGGTATCAGAGCAATGCATATGAATTAGAGAACAATGTCGATATACTTTTTTCGTTTTTGAGATATAGGTGGTATAGATGAATGAGAAGCaattaagaaaaagaagttTGGGTTTCAGAAAGCAAGCATCAATGTATAAATGGCTCAAAAGGTATATATACCGTCTTCCAACCATCGGGATCTAAGCACGCGGTGATCTTGGTGTTAATACCAGGTAAAGGTCCAGGTTCCCGGGTAATTTTTCCACCAAAAAGTCTAACTGCCTCTGCAGTTTTGTAAACGTCATCTGTGCCGATTGCAATCTGCAGAAACGTGATTGATATGCGTTTAACTTGTTTCCGGCATTAAGAAATAAGGTCAGAGAAAACAAGAAGAATCATGAAACATACTGAATGCAGTTACGAAAACAATCTTTTTCACACTGAAGTGAAAAGAAAGCAGAAAATTTTCTACCTGAGCATAAGCATTTCCTTTGTCATAATCAGTGACCCCATAGTTGTACGTTAACTCGAGCACAGCATTTTTATCTTCAGGCCCGTAACCCATCATGGCTATAGTATACTAAAGGAAAATTCACAAACATATGTCAATGTATATTATCTTAATACTGTTACTAAAAGGTTCACGGAATATTTTCATCAATCGCATTAACACAAAAAACCAAAACATATAGCCATAAACAAAGCAATTCAGGACATGGGTGCCGGAAACAGGTATGGTCagatttttctaagtttttacATGTATATGGAGGATCTTTGGGGATTATATTCTCGTATCCGTGTATTAGACACGAGTGTTGAACATggtaaattcaacaaaaatgaaGCGTCAGAGCAACATAAGAATATACACTTGAATCCTCTTTTTCCATGTCTCTCCCTGGAATACATATTTTAACAGTTTCTATTCACCATACAAAATAGAGGAAAGTTATTTACCTTGTACTGTGGATTATCTCGTGTACGAAGAAGCTTCATGCCAAATGCCTGCAACAAAAGGAGATAGAAACTAAGACCTACGGCACGACTTAAACCCCAcgcaccaaaaataataataataaaataaaagggtgTTCATGAAAAAGAATGTGAATAACATCAGATACCGCGGCCCAATATctgaaactctaaccttctcATAAAAATTTATGGAACGATCAAGATCGCCTACACGGAGCATTACTTGGCACAAAGGTTCAGGAGTAGGTCCCCTTTCAAGCAGTTCAAACTTGTAACCATCAGGATCCTCAATAAATGCAATTACAGTAGAACCACCTTTCACCGGACCAGGTTCTCGGGTTACTTTTCCACCCTTGGCCTTTACGAGTTCCACGGTCTTGGCAACCTAATCAGGGGAGCATATAAGCATTCTGCTATGCAAACAAGGACATAGCAGTTCTAAGATACATAACAGTCTATCATCTTGTTAAAATAGTTCGAACTTACATCCTCAACAGCAATACCGAAATGACCAAATGCAGTTCCAATGTCATATTTGTCAACTCCATAATCTGGTAATAACATTCAAGGGAAAAAATAAT
The Gossypium raimondii isolate GPD5lz chromosome 8, ASM2569854v1, whole genome shotgun sequence DNA segment above includes these coding regions:
- the LOC105792903 gene encoding probable lactoylglutathione lyase, chloroplastic, whose product is MVRIIPMASSSIRPSLSPFRCSGGVSSSRFGVSLSPVHLHRHLGFSNLGSVVPQSQFFGFKASKMSRTEETKLGKPLVGNVVRASTAAAQETEALEWVEKDKRRMLHVVYRVGDLDRTIKFYTECLGMKLLRKRDIPEERYTNAFLGYGPEDSHFVIELTYNYGVDKYDIGTAFGHFGIAVEDVAKTVELVKAKGGKVTREPGPVKGGSTVIAFIEDPDGYKFELLERGPTPEPLCQVMLRVGDLDRSINFYEKAFGMKLLRTRDNPQYKYTIAMMGYGPEDKNAVLELTYNYGVTDYDKGNAYAQIAIGTDDVYKTAEAVRLFGGKITREPGPLPGINTKITACLDPDGWKTVFVDNIDFLKELE